The following are encoded together in the Capsulimonas corticalis genome:
- a CDS encoding DUF1559 domain-containing protein — MSIKSYRTGFTLIELLVVIAIIAVLAAILFPVFAKVREKARQTSCLSNMKQLGLGFMQYEQDSDDNFPITAAYPASQGDYLGQGWGGEIYPYIKSTGVYQCPDDATKPPAPSGGVTSYVNSYAANLNLTRTDPGSGTDPHVGQAISAQASPAKTVLLSEVQGVYGPLTDPAERSTSTVVSAVLNGGGPTNNIVYPFSIGNQSRGAALATGCMGGMTCTADPNGGLAALKGRHTDGSNFLLCDGHAKWLRPNSVSAGSVALAGDCVQGGGSPTDCTVSVQGMAAGTDDGQFTATFSPR, encoded by the coding sequence ATGTCGATTAAATCTTACCGCACTGGCTTTACGCTGATTGAGCTTCTTGTCGTCATCGCCATCATCGCGGTGCTCGCGGCGATCCTGTTCCCGGTTTTTGCGAAGGTTCGCGAGAAGGCTCGGCAAACGTCCTGCCTTTCCAACATGAAGCAGCTTGGACTGGGGTTTATGCAGTACGAACAGGATAGCGACGATAATTTCCCGATCACAGCCGCTTACCCGGCGTCTCAGGGTGATTACCTCGGCCAGGGCTGGGGCGGCGAAATCTATCCTTATATCAAGAGCACCGGCGTTTATCAGTGTCCCGACGACGCCACGAAGCCGCCCGCGCCGAGCGGCGGGGTGACGAGTTACGTGAACTCCTACGCCGCGAACCTCAATTTGACGCGCACGGATCCCGGCAGCGGCACGGATCCGCATGTCGGCCAGGCGATTTCCGCGCAGGCTTCCCCGGCGAAGACGGTTCTGCTCTCGGAAGTTCAGGGCGTGTACGGTCCTTTGACGGATCCGGCGGAGCGCAGCACATCGACCGTCGTGTCGGCGGTGCTTAACGGCGGCGGCCCGACCAACAACATCGTCTACCCGTTCAGCATCGGCAATCAGTCGCGGGGCGCGGCGCTCGCCACGGGCTGCATGGGCGGGATGACCTGTACGGCGGACCCGAATGGCGGCCTCGCGGCTTTGAAGGGCCGCCACACGGACGGCTCCAACTTCCTGCTGTGCGACGGCCACGCCAAATGGCTTCGCCCCAACTCGGTATCGGCGGGATCCGTCGCGCTGGCCGGAGACTGCGTCCAGGGCGGCGGCTCGCCCACCGACTGCACCGTCAGCGTCCAGGGCATGGCGGCGGGCACTGACGACGGCCAGTTCACGGCGACATTCAGCCCCCGGTAA
- a CDS encoding ankyrin repeat domain-containing protein, whose protein sequence is MSLRFRSVKPVYAILLPLALLCGGPAAKAQTTPVPVATLADAAPAISNSALWDAVDAGDFAKANAALAAGADPNYKNPAATHRSMPSTPVLMLASQTRNARMAALLIQHGADPNARDSYGYTPISSLGPGAPVALAKTLLDAGADTEGVGLNQTTALSLASAFSSPDLVRLLLAHHANVRALDSEGATPLHMAACAGRLDVFKLLLDHGADLYATTRNHSTMLHVASQQDGHTPMLRYLLQHGFEINLKDQDGETPLHVAVDFGCLENVKFLLAHGADVHTRAKDGKTLIACVYNNDGNSPELVKNAKAIVTALKAAGEKS, encoded by the coding sequence ATGTCGCTCCGGTTCCGATCCGTCAAGCCTGTCTACGCAATCCTCCTTCCGCTTGCCTTGTTGTGCGGCGGTCCCGCCGCGAAGGCGCAAACGACGCCCGTTCCTGTCGCCACGCTGGCGGACGCGGCGCCCGCCATCTCCAATTCGGCTCTGTGGGACGCGGTGGATGCGGGCGATTTCGCCAAGGCCAACGCCGCGCTTGCCGCCGGGGCCGATCCGAACTATAAGAACCCGGCGGCGACGCATCGTTCGATGCCCAGCACGCCGGTGTTAATGCTCGCCAGTCAGACTCGCAATGCGCGCATGGCGGCGCTGCTGATCCAGCATGGGGCGGATCCGAATGCGCGTGATAGCTACGGTTACACTCCAATATCGTCACTGGGGCCCGGCGCGCCGGTCGCGCTGGCGAAGACGCTGCTGGACGCCGGCGCGGACACCGAGGGAGTGGGGCTCAACCAAACGACGGCGCTGAGCCTCGCGTCCGCGTTTTCGAGTCCCGATCTTGTCCGCTTGCTCCTCGCCCATCACGCCAATGTCCGCGCGCTGGATTCCGAGGGCGCTACGCCGCTGCATATGGCCGCCTGCGCGGGACGCCTGGACGTCTTTAAGCTGCTGCTCGATCACGGCGCGGATCTGTACGCGACGACCCGCAACCACTCGACCATGCTGCACGTGGCGTCCCAGCAGGACGGACATACGCCGATGCTGCGCTATTTGCTTCAGCACGGGTTTGAGATCAATTTGAAAGATCAGGACGGAGAAACGCCGCTGCATGTCGCCGTAGATTTTGGCTGTCTGGAAAACGTAAAGTTTCTACTGGCGCACGGCGCGGATGTCCACACGCGCGCCAAAGACGGAAAGACGCTCATCGCGTGCGTTTACAACAACGACGGCAACTCGCCCGAGCTCGTGAAAAACGCCAAAGCGATTGTAACCGCGCTCAAAGCCGCCGGGGAGAAGAGTTAA
- a CDS encoding NUDIX hydrolase has protein sequence MSEIIDTERFAIRAILLTPEREVLLLRILPDDNIEPFWIAPGGGQESGETFEETLRRELREELGLTEFAVGPVVWRREHTFRWAGRRIRQQEQYHIVHVPRFQPVMTDETEAKSLDRFQWWPAADLAQTRERLTPLSLATIVEQYMANGAPREPLALEVLVD, from the coding sequence ATGAGCGAAATTATCGATACCGAGCGGTTTGCGATCCGCGCCATCCTGCTCACTCCGGAGCGCGAAGTCTTACTGCTGCGCATTCTGCCCGACGATAATATCGAGCCGTTTTGGATCGCTCCCGGCGGCGGGCAAGAATCGGGCGAGACGTTCGAGGAGACGCTGCGGCGGGAGTTGCGGGAGGAACTGGGACTGACGGAGTTCGCTGTCGGCCCTGTCGTGTGGCGGCGAGAGCACACGTTCCGCTGGGCGGGACGCCGGATCCGTCAGCAAGAGCAGTATCATATTGTCCACGTCCCGCGCTTTCAGCCGGTGATGACGGATGAAACGGAAGCCAAATCCCTCGATCGGTTCCAATGGTGGCCAGCCGCGGACCTGGCTCAGACCCGCGAGCGCCTCACGCCCCTCTCCCTGGCGACTATTGTCGAGCAATACATGGCGAATGGCGCGCCGCGCGAACCGCTCGCTCTCGAAGTGCTTGTGGATTAA
- a CDS encoding ATP-binding protein, which produces MSDLPEPLPHTSGDIPFGYTTLASVRYFTTEAAAKLHYSEERIHDLITAASEAAMNAVVHAQKGICRISWSPEGSIQVSISDHGPGIELSLLHRATLERGYSTENSLGHGFWLMLQTCDRVWIHSAPEGSIVVLEQDKQTPDPGWLSMQK; this is translated from the coding sequence GTGAGCGATCTTCCCGAGCCGCTGCCGCACACCAGCGGCGACATTCCCTTTGGATACACAACCCTCGCCTCGGTACGCTACTTTACGACGGAAGCCGCGGCGAAACTCCACTACTCCGAGGAGCGTATCCATGACTTGATCACGGCGGCCAGCGAAGCGGCGATGAACGCCGTGGTTCACGCACAGAAGGGCATCTGCCGTATCTCCTGGTCGCCGGAAGGCTCCATCCAGGTTTCGATCTCAGATCACGGCCCTGGCATTGAACTATCGCTCCTGCATCGCGCCACGCTGGAGCGCGGCTACAGCACGGAAAACAGCCTGGGGCATGGCTTCTGGCTCATGCTGCAAACCTGCGACCGTGTGTGGATCCACTCCGCCCCCGAAGGCAGCATCGTTGTGCTGGAGCAGGATAAGCAGACGCCGGACCCCGGCTGGCTGTCCATGCAGAAATAA